The following are encoded in a window of Chthoniobacterales bacterium genomic DNA:
- a CDS encoding AI-2E family transporter → MPTADSDSPLPPPRLRDLLRAGVGIRSIALTVLMLLGVAYTLYFARPVILPVVLALILSLLLAPAVRLLHQKCRVPPSIGAGFVLAALLGTLGVGASFVVEPASAWMQTIPEKIPDIKARLRILKQPFEKVRDASQKVNELAEMRDAGEKPAVSIAPSETPFRSLMTQTPAFVANLFVMFILLYFMLASGDLFLRKLVRMIPSFEDKRRAVEIAREIEDRISLYLRTITVINVCLGTAVSFAAALVGMQNYVFWGLLAFVLNFIPYIGALVGVAATLVVGLLSFESTAYAFLLPAIYIALNTIEGNFITPLIMGRILTLNPVIIFIAIMFWGWIWGIAGALLAVPLLAVLKITCDHLKPFHAIGEFIGGSADA, encoded by the coding sequence GTGCCGACTGCCGATTCCGACTCCCCCCTTCCGCCACCTCGTCTCCGCGACCTCCTGAGAGCGGGCGTCGGCATCCGCTCGATCGCTCTCACTGTGCTGATGCTGCTCGGCGTGGCCTACACGCTGTATTTCGCGCGGCCGGTGATCCTGCCGGTCGTCCTCGCGCTCATCCTCAGCCTGCTGCTCGCGCCGGCCGTGCGCCTCCTCCACCAGAAATGCCGGGTGCCGCCATCGATCGGCGCGGGCTTCGTGCTGGCGGCCCTGCTGGGGACCCTCGGCGTGGGCGCGTCGTTTGTCGTCGAACCGGCCTCCGCCTGGATGCAGACAATCCCGGAGAAGATTCCGGACATCAAAGCCCGTCTTCGTATCCTCAAACAACCCTTCGAGAAGGTGCGCGATGCCTCCCAGAAGGTGAACGAACTCGCCGAAATGCGAGACGCCGGGGAAAAGCCTGCCGTCAGCATTGCCCCCAGCGAGACGCCGTTTCGCTCGCTCATGACCCAGACGCCCGCATTCGTCGCGAACCTGTTCGTCATGTTCATCCTCCTCTACTTCATGCTCGCGTCGGGCGATCTGTTCCTTCGCAAGCTCGTGAGGATGATTCCGTCGTTCGAGGACAAGCGCCGCGCCGTCGAGATCGCCCGCGAGATCGAGGACCGCATCTCGCTCTACCTCCGCACCATCACCGTCATCAACGTCTGCCTCGGCACCGCGGTCAGCTTCGCGGCGGCCCTAGTCGGCATGCAAAACTACGTCTTCTGGGGCCTCCTTGCCTTCGTCCTGAACTTCATTCCCTACATCGGCGCGCTCGTCGGCGTCGCCGCCACCCTTGTCGTGGGGCTGCTGTCGTTCGAGTCCACCGCCTACGCGTTCCTCCTGCCGGCGATCTACATCGCGCTCAACACCATCGAGGGCAACTTCATCACGCCGCTCATCATGGGCCGCATCCTCACCCTGAATCCGGTGATCATTTTCATCGCCATCATGTTCTGGGGCTGGATCTGGGGAATCGCCGGCGCCCTGCTCGCCGTGCCCCTGCTCGCCGTGCTGAAAATCACCTGCGACCACCTCAAACCGTTCCATGCCATCGGCGAATTCATCGGAGGCAGCGCGGACGCGTGA
- a CDS encoding D-Ala-D-Ala carboxypeptidase family metallohydrolase, whose translation MQKRSHISFEDAPAMDRRQFVSMLGLGGLGLAFAPTLQQFTNLFAPPVAIGDFGLPQEWSTILGAPLKGYASFLGGLQLKHLSVKQIIEPHLKLRGEVRSGIPPAGMWMKMKPTLLVADQIAERLGEKVDTVISAYRSPAYNARCPGASKHSQHMNNVALDLVFASSPRKVAKVAHSLRDEGKFRGGIGLYPDFTHVDTRGTNANWG comes from the coding sequence ATGCAAAAACGCTCCCATATCTCCTTCGAAGACGCCCCGGCGATGGACCGGCGTCAATTCGTCAGCATGCTGGGCCTGGGCGGCCTCGGTCTCGCCTTTGCCCCCACTCTTCAGCAATTCACCAATCTTTTTGCGCCTCCCGTCGCGATCGGCGATTTCGGCCTGCCGCAGGAATGGTCCACCATTCTCGGCGCCCCGCTCAAGGGCTACGCCTCCTTCCTCGGTGGCCTTCAGCTCAAGCACCTCTCGGTGAAACAGATCATCGAGCCGCATCTGAAACTCCGCGGAGAAGTGCGCAGCGGCATCCCGCCGGCCGGCATGTGGATGAAAATGAAGCCCACGCTCCTCGTGGCGGACCAGATTGCCGAGCGCCTCGGCGAAAAAGTCGACACCGTGATCTCGGCCTACCGCTCCCCGGCCTACAACGCCCGCTGCCCCGGCGCCTCGAAGCATTCCCAGCACATGAACAATGTCGCGCTGGACCTCGTCTTCGCCAGCTCGCCGCGCAAGGTCGCGAAGGTCGCCCATTCGCTGAGGGACGAAGGAAAATTCCGCGGCGGGATCGG